From Novipirellula artificiosorum, the proteins below share one genomic window:
- a CDS encoding prepilin-type N-terminal cleavage/methylation domain-containing protein, with amino-acid sequence MRDWLLAVVGRAVFRRKRDCRVGARCKRGFSLLEILLALAILGGSLAVLSTISDTGIDAAMESRDLAVARILCQTKLSEMLLQDVSPQSVPSTPIASTDSGSLTPFAYSVEVLPAPMDGLLVVRVTVEANPSESGAASVTYALTRWMIDPALGLEEAEAAEKAAAEEAAAAAEADTSEGGGI; translated from the coding sequence ATGAGGGATTGGTTATTGGCCGTTGTCGGTAGAGCCGTTTTCCGCAGGAAACGGGATTGTCGCGTGGGCGCTCGCTGCAAACGAGGCTTTTCTCTGCTGGAAATTCTGCTCGCGTTGGCCATTTTGGGGGGATCGCTAGCGGTACTGAGTACGATTTCGGATACCGGGATTGATGCCGCGATGGAGTCGCGTGATTTGGCAGTGGCTCGGATTTTGTGTCAAACCAAACTCAGCGAGATGCTGTTGCAGGACGTGTCGCCACAGAGCGTTCCCAGTACGCCGATCGCATCGACCGATTCCGGATCCCTCACACCCTTCGCCTACTCGGTCGAGGTCCTGCCGGCGCCAATGGATGGGTTGTTGGTGGTCCGTGTGACCGTGGAAGCAAACCCATCGGAGAGTGGGGCAGCCTCGGTGACCTATGCGTTAACACGGTGGATGATCGATCCGGCTTTAGGACTTGAAGAGGCCGAGGCTGCCGAGAAGGCTGCTGCGGAAGAGGCAGCGGCAGCGGCCGAGGCAGACACGAGCGAAGGAGGCGGGATATGA
- a CDS encoding prepilin-type cleavage/methylation domain-containing protein yields the protein MIRRDAFTLIEVLLTLSLSVVLIILVGGAIQFYARTLTVQDMDIRQVQLAAAVMQMIEDDLRAAVHPKPIDTAALETLLASTATQEVGGAEPGGASSEEDLSAAGIDTGFEEEEEVTPVADAGLTDLQSGASVLQTPGLIGNQYQIQVDLSRLPRLEEYTVMMDATVGNLQDVPSDLKTVTYFVQQAGTIAGVIDPLDNMSNDPTAAPTESTGGGLVRRSLDRFATLEAINSGSMSMLNQTGELLAPEITSIEFAYWDGMMWLIEWNSDEYGELPMAVQVQMTMIDPTAALTDTSDLSSVDTTRVFTHIVRLPMARPIEESEEDLTGVGL from the coding sequence ATGATCCGCCGCGATGCGTTTACGCTGATTGAAGTGCTGTTGACGTTATCGTTGTCGGTCGTGTTGATCATTTTGGTGGGTGGGGCAATCCAGTTCTACGCTCGCACGTTAACGGTCCAAGACATGGACATTCGGCAAGTCCAATTGGCGGCTGCGGTGATGCAGATGATCGAAGACGATTTGCGGGCCGCGGTGCATCCAAAACCGATTGATACGGCGGCACTCGAAACCTTGCTCGCATCGACTGCGACTCAAGAAGTCGGCGGAGCTGAGCCGGGGGGGGCGTCCTCCGAGGAAGATCTGTCGGCTGCGGGAATCGATACAGGTTTTGAGGAAGAAGAAGAGGTCACGCCGGTTGCCGATGCGGGGCTGACCGATTTGCAGTCAGGCGCATCGGTGCTGCAGACGCCGGGTTTGATCGGCAACCAGTATCAAATCCAAGTCGACTTAAGTCGATTGCCACGGCTCGAAGAATACACGGTGATGATGGATGCCACCGTCGGGAACCTCCAAGACGTCCCCAGCGATCTCAAAACGGTCACCTACTTTGTGCAGCAGGCTGGCACCATCGCAGGTGTGATCGATCCGCTCGATAACATGAGCAACGATCCGACCGCCGCGCCAACCGAATCGACCGGTGGTGGTTTGGTCCGTCGTTCCCTCGACCGCTTCGCCACGTTGGAAGCGATCAACAGTGGTTCGATGTCAATGTTGAATCAAACCGGTGAGCTGTTGGCACCCGAGATTACATCGATTGAGTTTGCCTACTGGGACGGAATGATGTGGTTGATCGAGTGGAACAGCGATGAATACGGTGAATTGCCGATGGCGGTGCAGGTGCAAATGACGATGATCGATCCGACCGCAGCACTGACCGACACGAGCGATTTGTCGAGCGTCGATACGACGCGTGTTTTTACTCACATTGTTCGGCTGCCGATGGCTCGACCGATCGAAGAGAGCGAAGAAGATTTGACGGGGGTGGGGCTATGA
- the pilM gene encoding type IV pilus biogenesis protein PilM translates to MPKKLAIDWDEAELRIVVGNCSGTQVTVTHAAVLPLESTDVFKTLRTFVSEQGLEKNEALVAIGRGKAELRELQLPPVPDEELPDIVRFQAIRNFASAGDSASIDYLITSRSEQGVKAIAAAVAPDKLAEIKEVCSDAELQVKRIALRPLAAAALFLSRAKRNVGEGDTVLVDLLNDDAEIIVVRDGNVIFVRTVRIAASETARPRALVGELRRSLMACGASGTPKQVVLWGRESVHKREVDQLAEATGAPVEMVNPFDLVDVDRKTADRLPEHVGRLAPLVGLLACDEVCPERLIDFLNPRQRLEEKPSRWRTAAIIGIPVAAALLMGYLGYRQLRSLDSEIEQLSQANAGMKEQVDAAIRSVARTEKVDEFLDADANWLDELQKIAAKLPPSHEVMLKSVVASSDLRTGVSTVTLTGSASDQSVIEKLEEAIRDDDHSVVGEGASEQEGRNAYRWVFTEKISMPPDYAHRLRYEGIQAANEKQELPSTEDPNPAEEAAETAPAESIDSVMPSPEVSSEPPTEAASEPLMEPATDPATDPATEASSETPSETESESVSEEVQA, encoded by the coding sequence ATGCCAAAGAAACTAGCAATCGACTGGGATGAAGCGGAACTGCGAATCGTTGTGGGGAACTGCAGTGGGACACAGGTCACCGTAACCCACGCGGCCGTCCTGCCGCTTGAATCGACGGACGTCTTCAAGACGCTTCGTACGTTCGTCTCGGAACAGGGTCTTGAAAAGAACGAAGCGTTGGTTGCGATCGGGCGTGGTAAGGCCGAACTGCGCGAATTGCAGTTGCCGCCCGTTCCGGACGAGGAATTGCCCGATATTGTCCGCTTCCAAGCCATTCGCAATTTTGCCTCCGCTGGCGACAGTGCGTCGATCGATTACTTGATCACTTCTCGTAGTGAACAAGGAGTCAAAGCGATTGCCGCTGCGGTGGCTCCGGACAAGCTCGCAGAGATCAAGGAGGTCTGCAGCGACGCGGAATTGCAGGTTAAGCGAATTGCACTGCGGCCACTTGCCGCTGCCGCCTTGTTTCTGAGTCGTGCGAAGCGAAACGTGGGCGAGGGCGACACGGTCTTGGTGGATCTATTGAATGACGATGCCGAAATCATCGTCGTGCGAGACGGCAACGTGATTTTTGTGCGGACGGTTCGTATCGCCGCAAGTGAAACCGCGCGACCGCGGGCGCTGGTCGGTGAGCTCCGACGCAGTTTAATGGCCTGCGGCGCGAGCGGGACGCCGAAACAAGTCGTGCTGTGGGGACGTGAGTCGGTTCACAAGCGAGAGGTGGATCAGTTGGCCGAAGCGACCGGGGCGCCGGTGGAAATGGTCAATCCGTTCGATTTGGTCGATGTGGATCGCAAAACCGCAGATCGGCTGCCTGAACACGTCGGTCGGTTAGCACCGTTGGTCGGATTGTTGGCATGCGACGAAGTCTGCCCCGAACGGCTGATTGATTTTTTGAATCCACGACAACGGCTCGAAGAGAAACCCAGTCGTTGGCGAACCGCAGCCATCATTGGGATCCCCGTCGCAGCCGCGCTGTTGATGGGCTACCTCGGCTATCGTCAGCTCCGCAGCCTTGACAGCGAGATCGAGCAGCTCAGTCAAGCGAACGCAGGGATGAAAGAACAGGTCGATGCAGCGATCCGGAGCGTCGCTCGTACCGAAAAGGTCGATGAATTCTTAGATGCGGATGCAAATTGGTTGGACGAGTTACAAAAGATCGCGGCCAAGCTGCCTCCGTCCCATGAAGTGATGCTGAAATCGGTCGTTGCATCGAGTGACTTACGCACCGGGGTTAGTACCGTGACGTTGACAGGATCGGCGAGCGACCAGAGCGTGATCGAAAAACTCGAAGAAGCGATCCGAGACGACGATCATAGCGTTGTCGGTGAAGGGGCTAGCGAGCAGGAGGGGCGAAATGCCTATCGGTGGGTCTTTACCGAAAAGATCTCGATGCCACCCGATTATGCTCACCGCTTGCGGTACGAGGGGATTCAAGCGGCGAACGAAAAGCAGGAGCTGCCGAGCACAGAGGATCCGAATCCAGCGGAAGAGGCTGCCGAAACGGCACCGGCCGAGTCGATCGATTCCGTAATGCCGTCACCAGAGGTTTCATCGGAGCCGCCAACCGAAGCGGCCTCCGAGCCCCTCATGGAGCCAGCAACCGATCCAGCAACCGATCCAGCAACCGAGGCATCCTCCGAGACGCCATCCGAGACCGAGTCGGAATCGGTTTCCGAGGAGGTGCAAGCATGA
- a CDS encoding prepilin-type N-terminal cleavage/methylation domain-containing protein, with product MSRRTAFTLLELLLTLAILAAIASVAIPHIGTVLGDRGLVRAAEQLRVEMTRLRVDSMREGRVMMVQGEVGGATLTAKPYASASDAIESVAGSNSQAGLLMGADQSTVVAMPLEIEADKTIELPEDVTIESIAVLTSTRSIGMEQQALASPDADAANMTLNPILFYPDGTTSTAAITLLHPSAGRIVVRVRGITGDVTVTEVTAP from the coding sequence TTGTCTCGTCGCACAGCCTTCACGTTGCTTGAACTTCTGCTCACGCTCGCCATTCTTGCGGCGATTGCGTCGGTGGCGATTCCCCACATCGGTACGGTGCTCGGCGATCGTGGCTTGGTTCGTGCCGCGGAGCAGCTTCGAGTCGAAATGACCCGATTGCGAGTCGATTCGATGCGCGAGGGGCGCGTGATGATGGTCCAAGGCGAAGTGGGCGGTGCAACGCTGACAGCCAAACCCTATGCTTCGGCATCCGACGCCATTGAATCAGTCGCGGGTTCGAATTCGCAGGCTGGATTGCTGATGGGGGCCGACCAGTCGACCGTGGTGGCGATGCCTTTGGAAATTGAAGCAGACAAGACGATTGAATTGCCCGAGGATGTTACGATCGAATCGATTGCAGTCCTTACCTCGACGCGGTCCATCGGCATGGAGCAGCAAGCACTGGCCTCGCCAGATGCCGATGCCGCTAATATGACCCTGAACCCCATTTTGTTTTATCCTGACGGGACGACCAGCACGGCCGCCATCACGTTGCTGCATCCCAGCGCGGGGCGGATCGTCGTTCGCGTGCGAGGCATTACCGGTGATGTGACGGTCACCGAGGTGACGGCACCATGA
- a CDS encoding type II secretion system minor pseudopilin, which produces MSVARKRGGFFLVLVLVVIAIATMAVYSFTELMIAYDDAAYLAGDRVQARVNVESGIDSIRLMLSQPPAMRLDYGGVYNNPSMFQAINVSLGADNVSPSNFSVIAPGLTETGMYGGIRFGLQNESARLNINTLIVLEQNSDLLMPALALTGADEDTLSSDELDTDNIAVSLLMALPGMTEDVADAILDWLDEDEDVRPYGAEAEYYTTLTTPYSPSNGSLQSVEELLLVRGVTPTLLFGADSNRNGVLDADEQQRFGVGVETPGALGWASYLTVYGAEGNKTRDGLPRVNVSQEDMETLYDELLDAIGDESYASFIVAYRIAGKSMVEAMADAAGGDGEDSGSPQPWSVDVMDQIDLSGGAGNPINQVLDVVGATVTIGNGDNAQTFASPFFEDPISMAIYLPILMDVIATQDVEALPGRINLNECPAELLYGIPTLEEETVQAILEARQTDSDDPNREFATWPLVEGILTIDQMRMLIPLLTGGGDVYRAQLIGYFEESGISSRSEVIIDATTVNPKVVSWKDLSHLGRGFELTVLGQRAMLDDNF; this is translated from the coding sequence ATGAGCGTAGCACGAAAACGGGGCGGCTTCTTTCTTGTGCTCGTCTTGGTTGTGATCGCGATCGCTACGATGGCGGTTTATTCGTTCACTGAACTGATGATTGCCTATGACGATGCCGCCTACTTGGCCGGCGACCGAGTCCAAGCACGCGTCAATGTGGAATCCGGTATCGACTCCATCCGGTTGATGCTGTCGCAGCCGCCCGCGATGCGGCTCGATTATGGCGGTGTTTACAACAACCCTTCCATGTTTCAAGCGATCAACGTCTCGCTAGGGGCCGACAACGTCAGCCCCTCGAACTTTTCGGTGATCGCGCCTGGGTTGACGGAAACGGGGATGTACGGTGGCATTCGGTTCGGGTTGCAAAACGAATCGGCACGGCTGAACATCAACACGTTGATCGTGCTCGAGCAGAACTCGGATTTGCTGATGCCCGCGCTGGCGCTGACTGGCGCCGACGAGGACACGCTTTCCAGTGACGAGTTGGACACCGACAATATCGCCGTTTCGTTGTTGATGGCACTGCCGGGGATGACCGAAGATGTTGCGGATGCCATTTTGGATTGGCTTGACGAGGACGAAGACGTTCGGCCGTACGGCGCCGAAGCGGAATACTACACGACGTTGACAACGCCCTATTCGCCCAGCAACGGATCGCTGCAAAGTGTCGAGGAATTGTTGCTGGTTCGGGGTGTGACACCGACGCTTCTGTTTGGCGCCGATTCGAATCGAAACGGGGTGCTTGACGCGGATGAGCAACAGCGGTTTGGGGTCGGCGTGGAAACGCCCGGCGCACTCGGGTGGGCGTCGTATTTGACGGTGTACGGTGCCGAAGGGAACAAGACGCGTGACGGGTTGCCACGCGTCAATGTGAGCCAGGAAGACATGGAGACGCTTTACGATGAGTTGTTGGATGCAATTGGCGACGAATCCTACGCCAGTTTCATCGTGGCTTACCGTATCGCTGGCAAGTCCATGGTCGAAGCGATGGCCGATGCGGCCGGGGGGGATGGCGAGGATTCCGGATCGCCGCAACCGTGGTCGGTGGACGTGATGGACCAAATCGATCTCAGCGGTGGCGCTGGAAATCCGATCAACCAAGTTTTGGACGTTGTCGGTGCAACCGTGACGATCGGCAATGGTGACAATGCGCAAACCTTCGCCTCGCCCTTCTTCGAAGACCCGATTTCGATGGCAATTTACTTGCCGATTTTGATGGACGTGATTGCAACCCAAGACGTGGAAGCCTTGCCCGGACGAATCAATTTAAATGAATGCCCTGCTGAGCTGCTTTACGGGATTCCGACGTTGGAAGAAGAGACGGTTCAGGCGATCTTGGAAGCTCGCCAGACCGATTCCGACGATCCCAACCGCGAGTTTGCAACCTGGCCATTGGTTGAAGGGATTCTGACGATCGACCAAATGCGGATGCTAATCCCCCTGCTGACCGGTGGTGGGGATGTCTATCGGGCCCAATTGATCGGATATTTCGAAGAATCCGGGATATCGAGCCGCAGCGAAGTTATTATTGATGCTACGACCGTGAATCCGAAGGTGGTTTCATGGAAAGACCTCAGCCATCTCGGCCGCGGTTTCGAACTGACGGTACTGGGGCAACGTGCGATGCTTGATGACAACTTTTGA
- a CDS encoding type II secretion system protein GspG, whose translation MQPICPSLSQRRSRNVSFSPSPRIRSRRHRNLWRRSVGFTLLELLLVLSILVVIGGIVMVNIGGASKEANVNATKTQLNSLKNSIQMYQIRMNSLPETLEALRDGPSDSAKKDKWIAPIINEVPNDAWENPLVYSVNGNTYEIRSGGIDGQVNTDDDIVVEGS comes from the coding sequence ATGCAGCCCATTTGCCCCTCGCTATCGCAGCGCCGCAGCCGCAACGTTTCTTTCTCGCCGAGTCCACGGATCCGATCACGGCGCCATCGCAATTTGTGGCGTCGAAGCGTCGGTTTTACCCTACTCGAACTGCTCTTGGTGCTGTCGATCTTGGTCGTGATTGGCGGGATTGTGATGGTGAACATCGGCGGGGCGTCAAAGGAAGCGAACGTGAATGCGACCAAAACCCAGCTCAATTCACTCAAAAACAGTATTCAGATGTACCAAATTCGGATGAACTCGCTCCCCGAAACGCTCGAAGCGTTGCGTGACGGGCCGAGTGATTCCGCAAAGAAGGACAAATGGATCGCTCCGATCATCAACGAAGTTCCCAACGATGCTTGGGAGAACCCACTCGTCTATTCGGTCAACGGCAACACCTACGAGATCCGCAGCGGCGGCATTGATGGCCAGGTCAACACGGATGATGACATCGTCGTTGAAGGGTCTTGA